The sequence CATCGCGCGCGCGATCGAGTCGGGCGCGATCAACGCGTCCACGCTCCGGGAAGCGCTCCGCACGCAGCTCTATCCCAACGACGAGGACCGCCGGCTGCGCGCGCTCAAGCCCGTGATCGGCGCGTATCCCGAGCGGCTCGCGATCCGGGGCGGAAAGGGCGTTCCGCTGAGCGAAGTCGCGATTGACCCCTGAGGGCGGGATCGGATAGGGTGGCGCCCGGGAGAGCTGAACTCCCTGGGATGACAACGACTTAGCCATGGAGGATCGAGGATGATCCGGTTCCGGAAGCATGTGATCGCCGTCCTTTGTCTCGCGCTCCTGATCGCGCTCCCGCTCGGATGCGCGAAGAAGGAGAACGAAATCGTGATCGGCGAGTACGGCTCCCTCACGGGACCCACCGCCACCTTCGGGATCTCGACGAAGAACGGGATCGAGCTCTTCCTCGACAACATGAACGCCGCGGGAGGGATCGGCGGCACCAAGGTGCGCGTGATCGTCGAGGACGACCAGTCCCGTCCCGAGGAGGCCGCCACGGCGGTGAGCAAGCTCATCGACCAGGACGGCGTCGTCGCGGTGCTGGGGGAGGTGGCGTCGAGCCGGAGCATGGCGGCGGCTCCGATCTGCCAGTCGGCGGGCGTCCCGATGATCACGCCCTCCTCGACGAACCCGAAGGTCACCGAGTTCGGCGACTACATCTCCCGCGTCTGCTTCATCGACCCCTTCCAGGGACAGATGATCGCGAAGTTCGCGAAGGAGCGCCTGAGCTTCACCCGCGGCGCCGTCTTCCGCGACATCAAGAACGACTACAGCGTGGGCCTGGCCAACTACTTCACCGAGGCGTTCCACGCCCTCGGGGGAACGGTGATCTCGGACGAGTCCTACTCCGAGGGGGACCAGGACTTCAAGGCGCAGCTCACGGTGATCAAGTCGAAGAAGCCCCAGTTCCTGATGGTGCCCGGCTACTACACGGACGTCGGGCTCATCTCGCGCCAGGCGCGCGAGATCGGCCTCGACGTGCCGATGCTCGGCGGCGACGGCTGGGTCTCGGACGAGCTCCTCGAGATCGCGCAGGGCTCGCTGAACGGAAGCTACATGGTGAACCACTACTGGGTCGACGATCCCAATCCCGCGATCCAGAAGTTCGTGAACGACTACCGGGCGCGCTACGGCGGCGCGACGCCGGACGGGCTCGCGGCGCTCGCGTACGACGCCGCCGGCGTGCTGGTGGCCGCGCTCGACCGCCTGCGCCAGGAGGACGCCGAGGCCTTCCGCGCCCTCCAGGGACCCCGGAACGACGCGCAGAAGGCGGCCCGCGCCAAGCTCAAAGAGTTCATCAACGCGACCAAGGACTTCCCCGGCGTGACCGGCAAGATCACGCTCGACGCCTCGCGAAACGCGGTGAAGCCCGCCGTCTTCGTGGGGATCAAGGAAGGCAAGTACGAGTTCGTCGCGATGGTCGAGCCCTAGGCTCCCGAGCCGCACCTAGCCGCTCGGCGTGCAGGAGCTTCTCCAGCAGCTGGCCAACGGGATCGCCTGGGGAAGCATCTATGCCCTGATCGCGCTCGGCTACACCATGGTGTACGGCATCCTGCGCCTCATCAACTTCGCGCACGGGGACGTCTACATGGTGGGCGCGTTCGCCGCGTTCTACCTCGCGCGCTGGACGGGCGCCGGCGGCGCCGGCGCGACGGTCGGGTCCGCGCTCCTCGTGCTGCTCGGCGCGATGGCCTTCTGCGCGCTCCTCGGCGTCCTGATCGAGCTCCTCGCCTACCGGCCCGTGCGGAAGTCCTCGCGGCTCACCGCGCTCATCACCGCGATCGGGGTCTCGCTCCTCCTCGAAAACCTGGGGATTCGCATCTTCGGCGCGGATCCCAAGTTCTTCCCCCAGATCATCCCGCCCCAGCGCGTCGAGCTGGTGCCGGGAGTCATGGTCACGAACCACCAGATCACGGTGGTCCTCGTCTCGATCCTCCTCTTGGTCGGGCTCACGCTCTTCATCCATCGCTCGAAGACCGGAAAGGCGATGCGCGCCGTCGCGTTCAACCGCGACGCCGCGAGCCTCATGGGCATCCCGGTGAACCGGATCATCACGATCACGTTCGCGATCGGATCGGCGCTCGCCGCGGCGGCGGGCGTGCTCGTGGGGCTCACGAATCCCCGGATCGAGCCCCTGATGGGGATCATGCCGGGGATCAAGGCCTTCGTCGCGGCGGTGCTCGGCGGGATCGGAAGCATCCCCGGCGCGGTGATCGGGGGCCTCCTGATGGGCGTGTCCGAGTATCTGGTCGTCGGGTACATCTCGTCGACCTACCGCGACGCGATCGCCTTCATCATCCTGATCCTCGTGCTCCTCCTCAAGCCGGCGGGGCTCCTGGGCAGAAATGTCGCCGAGAAGGTTTAGGGCGGGGCGGCGCCTCCTCTGGACCGCGGGTGCCCTGGCCGCGGTGGTCGCGCTGGACCGGATCGCGCTCCAGCTCGTGAACCCGTATCTCTACCGCATCCTCGTCCTCTCCGGGCTCAACGTGATCCTCGCGCTGAGCCTGAACCTCGTGAACGGGATCACCGGACAGTTCTCGATCGGGCACGCGGGCTTCATGGCGGTGGGCGCGTACGCCTCGGCCGCGTTCACCGTCTATGCGGGGCCGGGGCTCTTCGGCGTCGACGCGGGAGACGGCGGCCCCGCGGTGATGGCGCTCTTCCTCGCGTCGATGCTCCTCGGCGGCCTGGTGAGCGCGGCGGCGGGCTTCCTCGTCGGCCTCCCGTCGATGCGGCTCCGCGGCGACTACCTCGCGATCGTCACGCTGGGGTTCGGCGAGATCATCCGCGTCGCGATCCTCAACATCGAAGCCGTGGGGGGAGCGCGCGGCTTCGCCGGCGTGCCGCGGCTCACGAATCTCGCGTGGGTCCTGGGCGGATGCGTCGCCACGTACGTCGTGCTCCGGAATCTGCTCACGTCCTATCACGGGCGCGCGTGCCTCGCGATCCGCGAGGACGAGATCGCGGCCGAGGCGCTCGGCGTCCCGACCACGCGGTACAAGGTGTCGGCGTTCGTGATCGCGGCTTTCTTCGCCGGCGTCGCGGGCGCGCTCTTCGCGCACTACACGTATCTCCACACCAACAGCTTCACGTTCATGAAGTCGATCGAGGTGATCGTGATGGTGGTGCTCGGCGGGATGGGGAGCCTCGTCGGCTCGGTGCTCGGCGCCACCATCCTGACCGCTCTCCCCGAGGCGCTCCGCTTCGCGAGCGCGGAGCGGCTCATCATCTACTCGCTCCTCCTCATCGTGCTCATGATCGCGCGCCCTCAGGGAATCCTGGGCGGGCGGGACATCGCCTGGCGCCGCCGGAAGGAACAGCCGGGGGCGACACCGCTCGCATGAGCGCGCCGCTCCTCGCGCTCCGCCGCGTCACGATCCAGTTCGGCGGCCTGAAGGCGGTCTCGGAGCTGGATCTCCTGCTCGAGCGGGGCGCGCTGGCGGGGCTCATCGGGCCGAACGGCGCGGGGAAGACCACCGTCTTCAACCTGATCACGGGGGTCTACGCGCCGACGTCGGGAGAGATCCTGCTCGAGGGGAGGGCGATCCACGGCCGCGTGACGAGCTGGATCGCGCGCGCGGGAGTCGCGCGCACGTTCCAGAATCCACGGATCTTCGCGGCGCTCACCTGCCTCGACAACGTGCGGATCGCCTGCCACACGCACGCCGGAGCCACGGTCCTGGACAGCGTGCTCTCGACGCCGCGCTCCGTGGCCGAGGAGGAGAACATCCTGCAGCGGTCCGAGACGCTCCTCGAATCGTTCGGGCTCACGCGTTACCGCGACACCCCGGCGCGGAATCTTCCGTACGGGGAGCAGCGCCGCCTCGAGATCGCGCGAGCGCTCGCCGCCGAGCCGAAGCTCCTCCTCCTCGACGAGCCCGCCGCGGGCCTGAACCCGCAGGAGACCGAGGCCCTGATGCACCTGATCCACGACGTGCGGGAGCGGTACCATCTGACGGTGCTCCTGATCGAGCACGACATGAAGGTCGTCATGGGGATCTGCGAGCGGATCACCGTGCTCGACTACGGGGTCAAGATCGCGGAGGGGAATCCGGAGCGGATCCGGAAGGACCCGAAGGTCATCGAGGCGTATCTCGGAGAGGGCGCGTGAGCCTGCTCGAGCTGGAGGACACCCACGTCCACTACGGGGCGATCCACGCCCTGAAGGGCGTGTCGATCGACGTGGACGAGGGGCAGATCGTGACGCTGGTCGGCGCGAACGGGGCGGGGAAGAGCACCACCCTGCGTGCGATCTCGGGGCTCCTGCGCCCGAGCCGCGGCGCGATCCGCTTCGAGGGCCGCCCGATCCACGGGCGCCCCGCGCACGAGATCGTGAAGCTGGGGATCTCGCACGTGCCCGAGGGCCGCATCGTCTTCGCGAACCTCTCCGTCTCGGACAACCTCGACATGGGCGCGTATCTCCGAAAGGACCGCGCGGGAGTCGCCGAGGACCGGAAGCGGATCTTCCGGCTCTTCCCGCGCCTCGAGGAGCGGAGGCGCCAGGCCTCGGGGACCCTGAGCGGCGGCGAGCAGCAGATGCTCGCGATCGGGCGGGCGCTCATGGCGCGGCCGCGCGTGCTCTTGATGGACGAGCCCTCGCTCGGGCTCGCGCCGCTCCTCGTGCGCGAGATCTTCGCCGTGATCGGCCGGATCCGCTCGGAGGGCACCACCATCGTGCTCGTGGAGCAGAACGCCCGCATGGCGCTCGCGTGCGGCGACCGCGGCTACGTGCTCGAGACCGGAGAGGTCCGGCTCTCGGACCGCTGCGACGTGCTGCTCGCGAACCCGTCGGTCCAGGCCGCGTATCTCGGAGGCGCGGGATGAGCCGGCCGCGCGCGCGTTCGAGCGCGACACGCGGGTCCGTGCGCTCGCTGCGCTCGATCCCCTCGGTGGACGCGGTGCTGCGCGCGGAAGCGCTCGCCGGATTCGAGGCGCCCCGGCCCGTGGTGGTGGCCGCCGTTCGGGAGACGCTCGCGGCGTTCCGGACCGCGCTCCGCAAGGGTGGCGGAAGCTCCGGCCTGCCGGCCGGCGACGCCGACTCGCTCGCGCGCGAGGCACGCGCGCGCGCGGAGTCCATGCTCCGCCCGAGCCTGCGGCCCGTCCTGAACGCCACGGGCGTCGTCCTCCACACGAACCTCGGTCGCGCGCCCCTCGCGGAAGACGCCGCCCGGGCGGCGCTCGAGTCCGCGCGTTCGTACTCCAACCTCGAGCTGGATCTCGAGACCGGGGGCCGGGGGTCGAGGATGTCCCACCTGGAGGGGCTCCTCCGCGAGGTCCTGGGCGCTCCGGCCGCGATCGCCGTGAACAACAACGCCGCGGCGATGCTCCTCGCGCTCAACACGCTCTGCGCCGGTCGCGAGGCGATCGTTTCGCGGGGCGAGCTGGTCGAGATCGGCGGATCGTTCCGCATTCCGGAAATCCTCGAGCGCGCCGGCGCGAAGCTCCGGGAGGTGGGCACCACCAACAAGACGCGGCTCCGGGACTACGAAC comes from Candidatus Eisenbacteria bacterium and encodes:
- a CDS encoding ABC transporter ATP-binding protein, yielding MLELEDTHVHYGAIHALKGVSIDVDEGQIVTLVGANGAGKSTTLRAISGLLRPSRGAIRFEGRPIHGRPAHEIVKLGISHVPEGRIVFANLSVSDNLDMGAYLRKDRAGVAEDRKRIFRLFPRLEERRRQASGTLSGGEQQMLAIGRALMARPRVLLMDEPSLGLAPLLVREIFAVIGRIRSEGTTIVLVEQNARMALACGDRGYVLETGEVRLSDRCDVLLANPSVQAAYLGGAG
- a CDS encoding branched-chain amino acid ABC transporter permease, whose protein sequence is MSPRRFRAGRRLLWTAGALAAVVALDRIALQLVNPYLYRILVLSGLNVILALSLNLVNGITGQFSIGHAGFMAVGAYASAAFTVYAGPGLFGVDAGDGGPAVMALFLASMLLGGLVSAAAGFLVGLPSMRLRGDYLAIVTLGFGEIIRVAILNIEAVGGARGFAGVPRLTNLAWVLGGCVATYVVLRNLLTSYHGRACLAIREDEIAAEALGVPTTRYKVSAFVIAAFFAGVAGALFAHYTYLHTNSFTFMKSIEVIVMVVLGGMGSLVGSVLGATILTALPEALRFASAERLIIYSLLLIVLMIARPQGILGGRDIAWRRRKEQPGATPLA
- a CDS encoding branched-chain amino acid ABC transporter permease yields the protein MQELLQQLANGIAWGSIYALIALGYTMVYGILRLINFAHGDVYMVGAFAAFYLARWTGAGGAGATVGSALLVLLGAMAFCALLGVLIELLAYRPVRKSSRLTALITAIGVSLLLENLGIRIFGADPKFFPQIIPPQRVELVPGVMVTNHQITVVLVSILLLVGLTLFIHRSKTGKAMRAVAFNRDAASLMGIPVNRIITITFAIGSALAAAAGVLVGLTNPRIEPLMGIMPGIKAFVAAVLGGIGSIPGAVIGGLLMGVSEYLVVGYISSTYRDAIAFIILILVLLLKPAGLLGRNVAEKV
- a CDS encoding ABC transporter ATP-binding protein, with the protein product MSAPLLALRRVTIQFGGLKAVSELDLLLERGALAGLIGPNGAGKTTVFNLITGVYAPTSGEILLEGRAIHGRVTSWIARAGVARTFQNPRIFAALTCLDNVRIACHTHAGATVLDSVLSTPRSVAEEENILQRSETLLESFGLTRYRDTPARNLPYGEQRRLEIARALAAEPKLLLLDEPAAGLNPQETEALMHLIHDVRERYHLTVLLIEHDMKVVMGICERITVLDYGVKIAEGNPERIRKDPKVIEAYLGEGA
- a CDS encoding ABC transporter substrate-binding protein; amino-acid sequence: MIRFRKHVIAVLCLALLIALPLGCAKKENEIVIGEYGSLTGPTATFGISTKNGIELFLDNMNAAGGIGGTKVRVIVEDDQSRPEEAATAVSKLIDQDGVVAVLGEVASSRSMAAAPICQSAGVPMITPSSTNPKVTEFGDYISRVCFIDPFQGQMIAKFAKERLSFTRGAVFRDIKNDYSVGLANYFTEAFHALGGTVISDESYSEGDQDFKAQLTVIKSKKPQFLMVPGYYTDVGLISRQAREIGLDVPMLGGDGWVSDELLEIAQGSLNGSYMVNHYWVDDPNPAIQKFVNDYRARYGGATPDGLAALAYDAAGVLVAALDRLRQEDAEAFRALQGPRNDAQKAARAKLKEFINATKDFPGVTGKITLDASRNAVKPAVFVGIKEGKYEFVAMVEP